One Pseudomonas brassicacearum genomic region harbors:
- a CDS encoding ABC transporter ATP-binding protein: MYKLTVENLHKSYGDHEVLKGVSLNAKAGDVISLIGASGSGKSTFLRCINFLEIPSNGAMSLDNQPIRMIHDHHGMRVANADELQRLRTRLAMVFQHFNLWSHMTVLDNITMAPRRVLGVSKKDAEELARRYLDKVGLPSRVADQYPAFLSGGQQQRVAIARALAMEPEIMLFDEPTSALDPELVGEVLKVIQGLAEEGRTMIMVTHEMSFARKVSNQVLFLHQGLVEEQGPPEEVLGNPKSERLQQFLSGNLK; the protein is encoded by the coding sequence ATGTACAAACTGACCGTAGAAAACCTGCATAAAAGTTATGGCGACCACGAAGTCCTCAAGGGTGTTTCACTGAACGCAAAGGCCGGCGACGTCATTAGCCTGATCGGTGCCAGCGGGTCGGGCAAAAGCACCTTTTTGCGCTGTATCAACTTTCTGGAAATCCCTAGCAACGGCGCCATGAGCCTCGACAATCAGCCCATACGCATGATCCATGACCACCACGGCATGCGCGTTGCAAATGCAGATGAACTGCAGCGGCTGCGCACGCGACTGGCGATGGTATTCCAGCATTTCAATCTGTGGAGCCACATGACCGTGCTCGACAACATCACAATGGCCCCTCGCCGAGTGTTGGGGGTCAGCAAGAAGGATGCAGAGGAGCTGGCTCGGCGTTACCTGGACAAGGTTGGTTTACCATCGCGAGTTGCCGATCAATACCCGGCCTTTCTCTCGGGCGGCCAGCAGCAGCGCGTCGCGATAGCCCGGGCGCTGGCCATGGAACCGGAAATCATGCTGTTCGATGAACCCACTTCTGCCCTGGATCCTGAACTCGTGGGAGAAGTGCTGAAGGTCATTCAGGGCCTCGCCGAAGAAGGCAGAACCATGATCATGGTGACGCACGAAATGAGCTTCGCTCGTAAGGTATCGAACCAGGTGTTGTTCTTGCACCAAGGGCTCGTAGAAGAGCAAGGGCCGCCTGAGGAAGTGCTGGGGAACCCTAAGAGCGAGCGTTTGCAGCAATTTCTCAGCGGCAATCTGAAATAA
- the hutU gene encoding urocanate hydratase — protein sequence MSKPLHFRNIEIRAPRGNTLTAKSWLTEAPLRMLMNNLDPEVAENPKELVVYGGIGRAARNWECYDKIVESLTNLNDDETLLVQSGKPVGVFKTHSNAPRVLIANSNLVPHWASWEHFNELDAKGLAMYGQMTAGSWIYIGSQGIVQGTYETFVEAGRQHYDSNLKGRWVLTAGLGGMGGAQPLAATLAGACSLNIECQQVSIDFRLKTRYVDEQAKDLDDALARIEKYIAEGKAISIALCGNAAEILPEMVRRGVRPDMVTDQTSAHDPLNGYLPAGWTWDEYRARAKTEPAAVVKAAKQSMAVHVKAMLAFQKMGVPTFDYGNNIRQMAQEEGVENAFDFPGFVPAYIRPLFCRGIGPFRWAALSGDPQDIYKTDAKVKELIPDDAHLHNWLDMARERISFQGLPARICWVGLGQRAKLGLAFNEMVRSGELSAPIVIGRDHLDSGSVASPNRETESMQDGSDAVSDWPLLNALLNTASGATWVSLHHGGGVGMGFSQHSGMVIVCDGTDEAAERIARVLHNDPATGVMRHADAGYQIAIDCANEQGLNLPMITLVKGAKA from the coding sequence GTGAGCAAACCACTCCATTTCCGCAATATCGAAATCCGCGCCCCTCGCGGTAACACGCTGACCGCCAAGAGCTGGCTGACCGAAGCGCCGCTGCGGATGTTGATGAACAACCTCGATCCGGAAGTGGCCGAGAACCCCAAGGAGTTGGTGGTCTACGGTGGCATCGGCCGCGCGGCGCGCAACTGGGAGTGCTACGACAAGATCGTCGAAAGCCTCACCAACCTGAACGACGACGAAACCCTGCTGGTGCAATCCGGCAAGCCGGTGGGCGTGTTCAAGACCCACAGCAACGCCCCTCGCGTACTGATCGCCAACTCCAACCTGGTGCCGCACTGGGCCAGTTGGGAGCACTTCAACGAACTCGACGCCAAGGGCCTGGCCATGTACGGCCAGATGACAGCCGGCAGCTGGATCTACATCGGCAGCCAGGGCATCGTGCAGGGCACGTATGAAACCTTCGTCGAGGCTGGTCGCCAGCATTACGATTCCAACCTCAAGGGCCGTTGGGTGCTGACCGCCGGCCTGGGCGGCATGGGCGGTGCGCAACCGTTGGCCGCGACCTTGGCCGGCGCATGCTCGCTTAACATCGAGTGCCAGCAGGTGAGCATCGATTTCCGCCTGAAAACCCGCTACGTCGACGAGCAGGCCAAAGACCTCGACGACGCCCTGGCGCGCATCGAGAAATACATCGCCGAAGGCAAGGCGATTTCCATTGCACTGTGTGGGAACGCGGCGGAAATCCTGCCGGAAATGGTCCGTCGTGGTGTGCGTCCGGACATGGTCACCGACCAGACCAGCGCCCACGATCCCCTCAACGGCTATCTGCCGGCCGGCTGGACCTGGGACGAATACCGTGCCCGCGCCAAGACCGAGCCCGCCGCCGTGGTGAAGGCCGCCAAGCAATCGATGGCCGTCCACGTCAAAGCCATGCTGGCCTTCCAGAAAATGGGCGTGCCGACCTTCGATTACGGCAACAACATCCGCCAGATGGCCCAGGAAGAGGGCGTCGAAAATGCCTTCGACTTCCCGGGTTTCGTCCCGGCCTACATCCGTCCGCTGTTTTGCCGCGGCATCGGCCCGTTCCGCTGGGCGGCGCTGTCGGGTGACCCGCAGGACATCTACAAGACCGACGCCAAGGTCAAGGAACTGATCCCCGACGACGCCCACCTGCACAACTGGCTGGACATGGCCCGCGAGCGCATCAGTTTCCAGGGCTTGCCGGCACGGATCTGCTGGGTTGGCCTGGGCCAGCGCGCCAAGTTGGGCCTGGCGTTCAACGAGATGGTGCGCAGCGGTGAGCTGTCGGCGCCGATCGTCATCGGCCGTGACCACCTCGACTCCGGTTCCGTGGCCAGCCCGAACCGTGAAACAGAATCCATGCAGGACGGCTCCGACGCCGTTTCCGACTGGCCGCTGCTCAATGCCTTGCTCAACACCGCCAGTGGCGCGACTTGGGTATCGCTGCACCACGGTGGCGGCGTCGGCATGGGCTTCTCCCAGCACTCGGGCATGGTGATCGTCTGCGATGGTACCGATGAAGCGGCCGAGCGGATTGCCCGCGTGCTGCACAACGATCCGGCGACCGGCGTGATGCGCCATGCCGATGCCGGTTACCAGATCGCCATTGATTGCGCGAATGAGCAAGGCTTGAACCTGCCAATGATCACTCTTGTTAAAGGAGCCAAAGCATGA
- the hutH gene encoding histidine ammonia-lyase: MKTLNVIPGQLSLAQLRAVYQHPVKITLDHSASAQIEASVACVEQILAENRTAYGINTGFGLLASTRIASEDLENLQRSLVLSHAAGVGEPISDALVRLIMVLKVNSLSRGFSGIRRVVIDALIALINAEVYPHIPLKGSVGASGDLAPLAHMSLVLLGEGKARHKGEWLEATEALKVAGLAPLTLAAKEGLALLNGTQVSTAYALRGLFEGEDLFAGALAIGALTVEAVLGSRSPFDARIHAARGQKAQIDTATAYRDLLGQSSEVADSHKDCGKVQDPYSLRCQPQVMGACLTQLRQAAEVLVVEANAVSDNPLVFAVEGDVISGGNFHAEPVAMAADNMALAIAEIGSLSERRISLMMDKHMSQLPPFLVANGGVNSGFMISQVTAAALASENKALAHPHSVDSLPTSANQEDHVSMAPAAGKRLWEMAENTRGILAVEWLAACQGLDLRDGLKTSPKLELARKSLRSKVAYYEKDRFFAPDINAASELLASGCLNDLVLNTLLPSI, from the coding sequence ATGAAAACACTTAACGTTATCCCAGGCCAATTGAGCCTTGCCCAACTGCGTGCCGTTTACCAGCACCCAGTAAAAATCACCCTCGACCACAGTGCCTCTGCGCAAATTGAAGCCAGTGTCGCTTGCGTGGAGCAGATCCTCGCCGAGAATCGCACCGCCTACGGTATCAATACCGGTTTCGGCCTGCTGGCCTCGACCCGTATCGCCAGTGAAGATCTGGAAAATCTGCAACGTTCGCTAGTACTGTCCCACGCCGCTGGTGTGGGTGAGCCGATCAGCGATGCGCTGGTGCGGTTGATCATGGTGCTCAAGGTCAATAGCCTCAGCCGTGGTTTCTCCGGCATACGCCGCGTGGTGATCGATGCTCTGATAGCATTGATCAACGCCGAGGTGTATCCGCATATTCCGTTAAAAGGTTCGGTCGGCGCATCTGGTGACTTGGCACCTTTGGCGCACATGTCCCTCGTGCTGCTGGGAGAAGGCAAAGCCCGTCATAAGGGCGAATGGCTGGAAGCCACCGAAGCACTGAAGGTGGCCGGTTTGGCGCCGTTGACGCTGGCTGCCAAAGAGGGTTTGGCGTTGCTCAACGGTACCCAGGTGTCCACTGCTTATGCTCTGCGCGGTTTGTTCGAGGGCGAAGACCTGTTTGCAGGCGCCTTGGCCATCGGTGCGTTGACGGTCGAAGCTGTCTTGGGCTCCCGCTCGCCGTTTGACGCACGTATCCATGCCGCTCGCGGCCAGAAGGCCCAGATTGATACAGCTACTGCTTATCGCGACCTGCTGGGCCAAAGCAGTGAGGTCGCCGATTCGCACAAAGACTGCGGCAAGGTCCAAGATCCCTACTCTCTACGCTGCCAACCTCAAGTCATGGGCGCATGCCTGACCCAGCTCCGTCAGGCCGCGGAAGTATTAGTCGTCGAAGCGAATGCCGTATCCGATAACCCACTGGTCTTTGCCGTTGAAGGTGACGTGATCTCTGGCGGCAACTTCCACGCCGAGCCAGTGGCCATGGCCGCAGACAATATGGCATTGGCCATTGCTGAAATCGGCTCGCTGAGCGAGCGCCGCATTTCGTTGATGATGGACAAACACATGTCACAACTGCCGCCGTTCCTGGTAGCCAATGGCGGCGTGAACTCGGGCTTCATGATTTCTCAGGTGACAGCAGCAGCGCTGGCCAGCGAGAACAAGGCGCTAGCTCACCCCCATTCCGTAGACAGCCTGCCCACATCCGCCAATCAGGAAGATCACGTGTCGATGGCACCCGCCGCCGGCAAACGGTTGTGGGAAATGGCTGAAAACACCCGTGGAATCCTGGCTGTGGAGTGGCTAGCGGCCTGCCAAGGTCTGGACTTGCGTGACGGCTTGAAGACGTCGCCCAAGCTGGAACTGGCCAGGAAGAGTCTGCGAAGCAAAGTGGCCTATTACGAGAAGGATCGCTTCTTCGCGCCGGATATCAATGCGGCCAGTGAATTATTGGCTTCCGGCTGCTTGAACGACTTGGTATTGAACACATTGTTGCCCAGCATCTGA
- a CDS encoding carboxymuconolactone decarboxylase family protein: MQDWKQTRKDVSARLVQLNGLSPETMKGLASLGSAGERTNHLDAKTRELISLAVAVTTRCDGCIAFHAAEAKKLGVTTEEVSEALGVAINMNAGAALVYSTHVLDAFDKS, from the coding sequence ATGCAAGATTGGAAGCAAACTCGAAAAGACGTCAGCGCCCGCCTAGTGCAACTGAATGGCCTATCCCCAGAGACCATGAAAGGTTTGGCTTCTTTAGGGAGCGCCGGCGAAAGAACAAACCACCTCGACGCTAAGACTCGTGAACTGATCTCACTCGCAGTTGCCGTCACCACCCGTTGCGACGGCTGCATCGCTTTCCACGCAGCTGAGGCCAAAAAGCTCGGCGTAACGACTGAAGAGGTCTCAGAAGCTTTGGGCGTTGCGATTAATATGAACGCTGGCGCTGCATTGGTTTACAGCACTCACGTTTTGGATGCATTCGATAAATCTTGA
- a CDS encoding thioredoxin family protein: MKPVFNELAEKLQSRAAFGKIDVAVSPTISQMHGVRSVPSLAIFYEGRLRLVLAGSRSAAALKKAVLADLKDVL, encoded by the coding sequence ATGAAACCGGTTTTTAATGAGCTGGCAGAAAAGCTGCAGTCGCGCGCCGCATTCGGGAAGATTGATGTGGCTGTTTCGCCCACGATCTCCCAGATGCATGGTGTCCGGTCGGTTCCATCCTTGGCGATTTTCTACGAAGGGCGATTACGTTTGGTTTTGGCTGGCTCTCGATCGGCTGCCGCGTTGAAGAAAGCAGTCTTAGCTGACTTAAAGGATGTTCTGTAG
- a CDS encoding DsbA family oxidoreductase codes for MSAISKKFVVDIWSDFVCPWCWVAKRRFENALEDFPYKDDVQVNVRAYRLAPNHTAESMVRALKVKLGSSTAVLNMMSAVKQYGQSLGLDYRFETMMFGDTADAHVLVKAIDDEVLKTHLVEALYEQSTTQGKSLFDRGSLESIAKSVGVSDESIRLAWSSNELFHRMQEDERAMGQFHSGVPFFVFNSSFSISGAQPQEIFSQALNQMYFEPSDEHESSSSQVCGLDGCN; via the coding sequence ATGAGCGCTATTTCGAAAAAGTTTGTAGTGGATATTTGGTCTGATTTCGTCTGTCCTTGGTGTTGGGTCGCCAAGCGTCGTTTTGAGAATGCGCTTGAGGACTTTCCGTACAAAGACGATGTACAGGTAAACGTGAGAGCGTATCGTCTTGCCCCTAACCATACTGCTGAGTCTATGGTGAGAGCCCTTAAAGTCAAATTAGGCAGTTCAACCGCTGTTTTGAATATGATGAGTGCGGTAAAGCAATATGGCCAATCTTTAGGGCTTGATTACCGTTTTGAAACCATGATGTTTGGTGACACCGCGGATGCGCATGTCCTCGTCAAAGCGATTGACGATGAAGTATTGAAGACGCACTTGGTGGAGGCGCTCTATGAGCAAAGTACTACCCAGGGTAAGTCACTATTTGACCGAGGTAGTTTAGAGTCGATTGCAAAATCTGTAGGTGTTTCTGATGAGTCGATTCGACTCGCGTGGTCATCTAATGAATTGTTTCACCGGATGCAGGAAGACGAGCGTGCTATGGGGCAATTTCACTCGGGCGTCCCGTTTTTTGTTTTCAATAGTTCATTTTCTATTTCGGGGGCTCAGCCTCAAGAGATCTTTTCTCAAGCACTCAATCAAATGTATTTCGAACCAAGTGACGAACATGAGTCGTCCAGCAGTCAAGTTTGCGGGCTTGATGGATGTAATTAA
- a CDS encoding OsmC family protein, which translates to MTTNLNGIDVVALQQFAQGVAEDANKRHASFNVNTQWKGQTRSVAKVSRYSLAGETYSRDFEIVADEPIELLGQNSAPNPQELLMAALNACMAVGYAANAAMMGIKIHSLEIETDGTLDLRGFLGIDESVNPGYDQVRVVIRLHTDAPLERVEELHKNVIKTSVNYANFSKAIRMVPTLEVRED; encoded by the coding sequence ATGACAACTAATCTGAATGGTATTGATGTCGTAGCTCTGCAGCAGTTTGCTCAAGGTGTTGCGGAGGATGCGAATAAGCGTCACGCGAGCTTCAACGTCAATACCCAGTGGAAAGGCCAGACGCGCTCTGTGGCGAAAGTCAGCCGTTACAGCTTAGCCGGTGAAACCTATTCGCGTGATTTCGAAATCGTCGCCGATGAGCCAATTGAACTGTTAGGTCAGAACTCGGCGCCAAATCCTCAAGAGCTGCTGATGGCCGCGCTGAACGCCTGTATGGCGGTAGGTTACGCAGCTAACGCAGCCATGATGGGCATTAAAATCCACAGTCTGGAAATTGAGACCGACGGCACTCTCGATTTGCGTGGTTTTCTGGGCATCGACGAGAGCGTAAACCCAGGGTACGACCAAGTGCGGGTCGTAATCCGTCTTCACACCGATGCACCTCTTGAGCGTGTAGAAGAACTGCACAAAAATGTAATTAAAACATCAGTTAATTACGCGAATTTCTCCAAAGCCATCCGCATGGTGCCAACCCTCGAGGTTCGTGAGGACTGA
- a CDS encoding TetR/AcrR family transcriptional regulator encodes MSTRSDLLTTAELLLRTKGYAAFSYADLADEIGIKKASIHHHFPTKEGLGIAVIDSYLFRFVKSLELINEESTDTIVRLREFSKLFIDSSKNGMLPLCGALAAELSALPDSLKDLTRRFFEIHIAWLENNLALGQSEKVIKADLNPRTVSRAILSLLEGSSFVSWALNDTVVDQSGFDLILNSIVVS; translated from the coding sequence ATGAGTACTCGTTCTGACCTTTTAACCACTGCCGAGCTGTTGCTGCGTACCAAAGGGTACGCTGCATTTAGCTATGCCGATTTGGCTGACGAAATTGGTATAAAAAAGGCGAGTATTCATCATCACTTTCCTACAAAGGAAGGGCTTGGAATTGCCGTTATTGATAGCTATCTTTTTAGGTTTGTGAAGAGTCTAGAATTGATAAATGAAGAGAGCACCGACACGATCGTTCGGTTGAGAGAGTTTTCTAAGCTGTTTATTGATAGCTCAAAAAATGGAATGCTACCCTTATGTGGTGCGCTCGCTGCCGAACTTTCTGCTCTGCCGGACAGTCTTAAGGATTTGACTAGGAGGTTTTTTGAAATCCATATTGCTTGGTTGGAAAATAATCTCGCATTGGGTCAATCTGAAAAGGTTATAAAGGCGGATCTTAATCCCAGAACAGTTTCACGGGCGATATTGAGCTTGCTTGAGGGTAGCAGTTTTGTATCTTGGGCGCTCAATGATACAGTTGTTGATCAGTCTGGGTTTGATTTGATATTGAATAGTATTGTCGTTTCGTAA
- a CDS encoding amino acid permease — protein sequence MKKKNVQPAPAVQCESELRDRSNWLDSHESGYSKHLKKRHVQMMALGGAIGTGLFLGAGARLQIAGPALAVVYLVCGVFAFFILRALGELVMHRPSSGSFVSYTREFMGERASFVAGWMYFLVWALTGVVDITAIAIYMKYWSVFSDVPQWIFALSALGVVTLMNMVGVKWFGEMEFWFAVIKVAAISIFLIVGSFFFATGHEVAGHIPGLHLISDNGGVFPHGFLPAIIIVQGVIFAYASIELVGTAAGETADAKRVIPKAINGVVWRIGLFYVGSVFLLVTVLPWTAYSANVSPFVTFFEALGIPGIGSVMNIVVMTAALSSLNSGLYATGRVLRSLAMGGSAPKMFKRMSTQGVPYMGILVTMGINVFGVLLNFLIPSQLFELLLNLVSLGILSTWAFIVLSQIMYRRAVKRGEAEMVSFRMPGAPFTSWLTLGFLLVVLVLLGFDYPNGTYTVLSIPVVAGALMLGWAKAVRSKAVRSEKIENSSSHVGV from the coding sequence ATGAAAAAGAAAAACGTACAGCCCGCTCCAGCCGTTCAGTGTGAAAGCGAATTGAGAGACAGATCGAACTGGCTTGACTCTCATGAAAGTGGCTACTCAAAACACCTAAAAAAACGCCATGTGCAGATGATGGCACTCGGCGGAGCTATCGGCACTGGGTTGTTCTTGGGAGCAGGGGCCAGACTTCAAATTGCCGGGCCTGCACTTGCGGTGGTGTATTTAGTGTGTGGAGTTTTCGCCTTTTTCATACTAAGAGCATTGGGTGAGCTGGTTATGCACCGCCCTAGCAGCGGGAGTTTTGTATCTTATACTAGAGAGTTTATGGGGGAGCGCGCCTCCTTTGTAGCGGGCTGGATGTACTTCTTGGTTTGGGCACTAACGGGTGTAGTTGACATAACAGCGATTGCGATATACATGAAATACTGGAGCGTTTTTTCGGACGTTCCACAGTGGATATTCGCGCTTAGCGCCTTGGGCGTTGTGACATTGATGAACATGGTTGGTGTCAAATGGTTTGGTGAAATGGAGTTTTGGTTTGCTGTTATTAAGGTGGCAGCTATCAGCATTTTTTTGATTGTCGGCTCGTTTTTTTTTGCAACTGGCCACGAGGTGGCGGGGCACATCCCGGGTCTGCATTTGATCTCGGATAATGGAGGTGTTTTTCCCCATGGCTTTCTGCCGGCGATTATTATCGTGCAAGGCGTAATTTTTGCTTATGCGAGTATAGAGTTGGTGGGAACCGCTGCTGGTGAGACGGCAGATGCCAAAAGGGTCATCCCTAAAGCAATCAATGGCGTGGTTTGGAGAATAGGGCTTTTTTACGTAGGCTCGGTATTCTTGCTAGTCACTGTATTGCCGTGGACGGCCTACAGCGCTAATGTCAGCCCTTTCGTGACGTTCTTTGAAGCGCTCGGCATTCCTGGAATTGGCTCCGTTATGAATATCGTTGTAATGACTGCCGCACTCTCTAGTCTGAACTCAGGCTTGTACGCAACGGGGCGGGTACTGAGATCGCTAGCCATGGGAGGATCTGCCCCCAAGATGTTTAAACGTATGAGCACCCAAGGGGTTCCCTATATGGGGATCTTAGTGACAATGGGGATCAACGTATTTGGCGTGCTATTGAATTTTCTAATTCCGTCCCAGCTATTTGAGCTGCTGCTTAATCTAGTTTCTCTGGGGATCCTTTCCACTTGGGCATTCATTGTACTTTCTCAAATAATGTATCGTCGTGCGGTGAAGAGAGGTGAAGCCGAGATGGTCTCGTTTAGAATGCCAGGTGCTCCGTTTACTTCTTGGCTGACCCTGGGTTTCTTGCTCGTAGTGCTGGTGCTATTGGGTTTCGATTATCCTAATGGAACATATACTGTTTTATCTATACCGGTAGTCGCTGGAGCTCTAATGCTGGGTTGGGCAAAGGCCGTCCGTTCCAAAGCCGTGCGCTCGGAAAAAATAGAGAACAGTTCGAGCCATGTAGGAGTATAG
- the metC gene encoding cystathionine beta-lyase: MKKYKTVQTLLAHASINPNQHHGFVNTPVYRGSTVAFPTSESMREGRQKYSYGRWNNPSTEALTQALQQLEGAEGTVLCPSGLSACTTAILSVVGTGDHLLVADNVYAPIRAFCEQVGQRLGIEVSFYDPTIGAGIVDLLKPNTKAIYTESPGSLTLEIQDLPAIAKVAHDHDILVIADNTWGTPLYFPSLELGVDLSIMAATKYIVGHSDAVLGTVSASKRAWDSLKRFHFSMGLFASPDDVTLALRGMRTLDVRLERHYRNATIVAKWLETREEVKAVYYPALESHPQHQLWKRDFKGASGLLSFVTKPSTQVAADALLDSLSLFSIGYSWGGFESLAMIADPKPVRSATSWEVDGHLVRLHIGLEDPSDLISDLEEGFARFNMLRSQQIIEYS, translated from the coding sequence ATGAAGAAATATAAAACCGTGCAAACCCTGCTCGCCCATGCTTCTATCAACCCCAATCAGCATCATGGTTTCGTGAATACACCGGTTTACCGGGGCTCCACCGTAGCTTTTCCTACATCGGAATCGATGCGCGAGGGTCGCCAAAAATATTCGTATGGCCGGTGGAATAACCCTTCGACAGAGGCATTGACTCAGGCCCTCCAGCAGTTGGAGGGAGCGGAAGGCACGGTTCTTTGTCCTTCAGGGCTCTCGGCATGCACGACTGCCATACTGTCTGTCGTGGGAACTGGGGATCATCTGCTAGTTGCCGACAATGTGTATGCGCCGATAAGGGCTTTTTGTGAGCAGGTGGGTCAACGGCTGGGGATTGAGGTCTCGTTTTACGATCCGACAATAGGAGCCGGAATCGTTGACTTGCTCAAGCCGAACACTAAAGCGATCTATACCGAATCTCCTGGCTCCTTGACTTTGGAAATACAAGACCTCCCTGCTATAGCCAAGGTTGCACATGATCATGACATCCTAGTTATTGCAGACAACACTTGGGGCACCCCGCTTTACTTTCCTTCATTGGAACTTGGTGTTGATCTGTCCATCATGGCAGCTACGAAATATATCGTCGGTCACTCCGATGCGGTTCTTGGCACCGTATCAGCCTCCAAGCGCGCGTGGGACAGCCTCAAACGATTCCATTTCAGCATGGGCTTATTTGCGAGTCCAGATGACGTGACGCTGGCGCTCCGGGGCATGAGAACACTTGATGTGCGACTGGAGCGTCATTACAGAAACGCTACGATTGTCGCCAAGTGGTTGGAGACACGCGAGGAGGTGAAAGCGGTTTATTATCCTGCATTAGAATCTCACCCTCAGCACCAGTTATGGAAGAGGGATTTTAAAGGAGCGTCCGGTTTACTCTCCTTCGTGACCAAACCTTCAACACAAGTAGCGGCAGATGCACTTTTGGATAGCCTATCGTTGTTTTCAATTGGTTACTCTTGGGGTGGTTTTGAAAGCTTGGCGATGATTGCCGACCCCAAACCCGTCAGAAGTGCGACCTCTTGGGAAGTCGACGGGCACCTGGTGCGGCTTCATATCGGTCTTGAAGATCCATCTGATCTTATCTCCGATCTCGAAGAAGGCTTTGCGAGGTTCAATATGTTACGTAGCCAGCAGATTATCGAATACTCATGA
- a CDS encoding AEC family transporter: MTLSLLTALLPIALLIVLGAWLKRRQFLTDTFWAQAERLAYYVLLPSLFFHGLATANLDGVPFQSMVSVLVFSTVVVSLMLLGAKSLITMDDAAFTSVFQGGIRFNNYVGVSAAAGLFGVQGIALAAVANAAIVPSVNILCVMVFAKYGSAGRMPFSKVLKQLALNPLILACFAGGLIQVSGWGLPVGIEPMLKALGQASLPLGLLCVGAALEFGSIRQWFRPVGYSSLTKFIIMPLVTLLACHLFELEGKAAVAALLFQALPTASSSYIMARQLGGDAPLMAGIIACQTMLAGLALPAVILVMAQWV; encoded by the coding sequence ATGACCCTTTCCTTGTTGACTGCCTTGTTGCCCATCGCACTACTGATCGTGCTGGGCGCGTGGCTCAAGCGTCGTCAATTTCTGACGGATACTTTTTGGGCACAGGCAGAGCGCCTGGCGTATTACGTGTTGCTGCCTTCTCTTTTCTTTCACGGACTGGCGACCGCCAACCTTGATGGCGTGCCCTTTCAAAGCATGGTTTCGGTGCTCGTATTCTCGACTGTGGTGGTATCGCTAATGTTGTTGGGCGCGAAGTCGCTGATCACCATGGACGATGCTGCGTTCACTTCGGTTTTTCAGGGTGGGATACGTTTCAATAACTACGTAGGCGTGTCGGCAGCCGCGGGCCTGTTCGGTGTGCAGGGTATAGCCCTGGCAGCGGTCGCGAACGCGGCCATAGTGCCCAGCGTGAACATCCTGTGCGTAATGGTATTCGCGAAGTACGGGTCAGCCGGCAGGATGCCATTTAGCAAAGTCCTCAAGCAGTTGGCATTGAACCCACTGATACTCGCGTGCTTCGCCGGCGGATTGATCCAGGTCTCGGGCTGGGGACTGCCTGTCGGTATTGAGCCGATGCTCAAGGCCTTGGGACAAGCGTCACTGCCGCTCGGATTGCTCTGCGTTGGTGCTGCGCTTGAGTTCGGAAGCATAAGACAATGGTTTCGCCCGGTGGGTTACTCGTCGCTGACCAAGTTTATAATCATGCCACTGGTTACGCTTTTGGCGTGCCACCTATTCGAACTTGAAGGAAAGGCCGCGGTTGCAGCACTTCTATTCCAGGCACTGCCCACAGCCTCATCCTCCTACATCATGGCAAGGCAATTAGGGGGAGACGCCCCCCTTATGGCTGGGATCATCGCTTGCCAGACCATGCTGGCAGGATTAGCACTTCCAGCGGTTATCCTCGTGATGGCCCAGTGGGTTTGA